In a genomic window of Zingiber officinale cultivar Zhangliang chromosome 9B, Zo_v1.1, whole genome shotgun sequence:
- the LOC122025272 gene encoding zingipain-2-like produces MAFHCTLHQFFGVALLVLLIVRPSNSAGSSKANEVDGGSISYRALNQRHESWMRKYHRNYHNDTAAQEKRFNIFAANMNFIDSFNKGNHNFSLKSNNFTDMTNKEFTESYTNSRLSHYFRYGKPQPSPTNYSYQPPNGIDWRDKGAVTGVKNQGACGSCWAFATVAAIEGIIQIKTGKLTALSEQELVDCVPPRKGHKSCDGGYVKRAFNFVIHNGSLTTEDNYPYKGVPGPCNFTLNSASDLTQASGVTIKGFKQVNNDETELLKAVARQPVTVSVAINTTILQSYSAGVLTEIGCGSDINHSMTVVGYGTENGTDYWLLKNSYGPDWGDSGYIEMARGVNGGICRITEEAFYPVID; encoded by the exons CTCTCCACCAATTCTTCGGCGTAGCGCTCCTTGTTTTGCTCATCGTTCGGCCCTCTAATTCCGCCGGGAGCAGCAAGGCAAATGAAGTGGATGGGGGCAGCATTTCTTACAGGGCGTTAAACCAGAGGCACGAGTCGTGGATGAGAAAATATCACCGTAACTACCATAATGATACAGCAGCGCAAGAAAAGCGTTTCAACATCTTCGCAGCCAACATGAACTTCATCGACTCCTTCAACAAAGGCAACCACAACTTCTCACTGAAATCTAACAACTTCACCGATATGACCAACAAGGAATTCACGGAGAGTTATACCAACTCGAGGCTCTCGCACTACTTTCGTTATGGGAAGCCCCAGCCCTCGCCCACGAACTACAGTTATCAACCTCCAAATGGCATTGACTGGCGGGACAAGGGCGCCGTCACTGGCGTCAAGAATCAAGGGGCATGCG GTTCTTGTTGGGCGTTCGCTACCGTCGCAGCAATAGAAGGCATCATTCAGATCAAAACAGGTAAGCTAACAGCGTTGTCAGAGCAAGAGCTCGTAGACTGTGTGCCACCGCGAAAGGGGCATAAATCATGCGACGGCGGCTATGTAAAGAGAGCTTTCAACTTTGTGATCCATAACGGGAGTCTGACAACTGAAGACAACTACCCGTACAAGGGAGTTCCTGGACCTTGCAATTTCACTCTGAATTCTGCTTCTGATCTGACTCAGGCTAGTGGTGTTACAATAAAAGGATTTAAGCAGGTTAACAATGATGAGACGGAACTTTTGAAAGCTGTGGCCAGGCAACCGGTCACAGTCTCTGTCGCAATAAACACTACTATCTTGCAATCTTACAGCGCTGGTGTCCTCACTGAAATTGGTTGTGGATCTGATATCAACCATAGCATGACGGTGGTGGGCTACGGCACTGAGAACGGCACCGACTACTGGCTCTTGAAGAACTCGTATGGGCCTGATTGGGGGGACAGCGGGTATATAGAGATGGCTAGAGGTGTGAATGGAGGAATTTGTAGAATCACCGAGGAAGCTTTCTACCCGGTTATTGACTGA